Proteins encoded together in one Vibrio lentus window:
- the alc gene encoding allantoicase, whose translation MTHKFEQYINLADEKLGAEAIFATDDFFADKSRLLSHAAPEWKDDLYDDNGKWMDGWESRRKRGEGYDYCVVRLGLAGTIAGVDIDTSFFTGNFPPSASIDACYSPQGEPTDSTEWQEILPSLALQGDHHHLEDIESDQVFTHLRLNIYPDGGVARLRVYGRPSVDWDAIDSQQQVDLAAVEHGGRALACSDEHYGNKANILGPGRGENMGDGWETARRRTPGNDWVIVALGHPGNIERIVVDTAHFKGNYPDSCSIQAAYVKGGTDDQVETQSLFWRELLPAQKLQAHEIHEFISEVNDLGAITHVRANIFPDGGISRLRLFGTKAK comes from the coding sequence ATGACCCATAAATTTGAACAGTACATAAACCTTGCAGACGAAAAACTCGGCGCAGAAGCTATCTTCGCAACCGACGATTTTTTCGCAGATAAAAGCCGTCTACTCAGTCACGCAGCGCCAGAGTGGAAAGACGACTTATACGACGATAACGGCAAGTGGATGGACGGCTGGGAAAGCAGACGTAAACGCGGCGAAGGTTACGATTATTGTGTCGTTCGTCTTGGCCTAGCTGGTACCATTGCTGGCGTTGATATTGATACCTCATTCTTCACAGGTAACTTCCCACCTTCGGCATCAATTGACGCGTGTTATTCACCACAAGGTGAGCCAACAGATTCAACAGAGTGGCAAGAAATTCTACCTTCACTGGCACTACAAGGTGATCATCATCATCTTGAAGACATCGAAAGTGACCAAGTATTTACGCACCTACGTTTGAACATCTACCCAGACGGCGGTGTCGCACGCCTACGTGTTTATGGCCGACCAAGCGTGGATTGGGACGCAATAGATTCTCAGCAACAAGTCGATCTAGCAGCGGTTGAGCACGGTGGCCGAGCACTCGCATGTAGCGATGAGCACTACGGCAACAAAGCCAACATCTTAGGCCCAGGCCGCGGTGAAAACATGGGTGATGGCTGGGAAACAGCACGTCGTCGTACACCGGGTAACGACTGGGTAATCGTGGCACTAGGCCACCCAGGTAACATCGAACGTATCGTTGTGGATACGGCACATTTCAAAGGTAACTACCCAGACAGCTGCTCAATTCAAGCGGCTTACGTGAAAGGTGGCACCGACGACCAAGTGGAAACACAAAGCCTATTCTGGCGTGAACTCCTGCCAGCACAAAAGCTGCAAGCGCACGAGATTCACGAATTCATTTCTGAGGTAAACGACCTTGGTGCGATTACCCACGTACGTGCAAACATATTCCCAGATGGTGGTATTAGCCGTTTGCGTCTATTTGGTACGAAAGCGAAATAG
- a CDS encoding ureidoglycolate lyase, with product MSNGIRRLSIEPLTKQAFAEFGDVIESDNSDFFMINSGSTRRYHKLATTDVQDQDGEAIISIFQATPLSYPLTIKMLERHPLGSQAFVPLLGQPYLIVVAPKGDNPTLANSRAFLSNGRQGVNYHKGVWHHPVLALTDQDQFLIVDRGGEGHNCDEVYFDSDRVALHLEDLPMEDNKEEQRLAKAL from the coding sequence ATGAGTAATGGAATACGTCGTTTATCTATCGAACCGTTAACCAAGCAGGCTTTTGCTGAGTTTGGCGATGTTATCGAGTCCGATAATAGTGATTTCTTCATGATCAACAGTGGATCAACACGTCGCTACCACAAGCTAGCGACAACGGATGTGCAAGACCAAGACGGAGAAGCGATCATCAGCATCTTCCAGGCCACACCGTTGAGCTACCCACTGACCATCAAAATGTTAGAGCGTCATCCACTTGGCTCTCAGGCATTCGTTCCATTACTTGGTCAACCCTATTTAATTGTTGTTGCACCAAAAGGCGATAACCCAACGTTAGCCAATAGCCGAGCTTTCTTGAGCAACGGCCGTCAAGGAGTGAACTATCACAAAGGGGTGTGGCATCACCCAGTTCTCGCACTCACCGATCAAGACCAGTTCTTGATTGTCGATAGAGGCGGAGAAGGACACAACTGTGATGAAGTTTATTTCGACAGCGATCGAGTGGCATTGCATTTGGAAGATCTGCCAATGGAAGACAACAAGGAAGAGCAACGCTTAGCTAAAGCGTTGTGA
- the uraD gene encoding 2-oxo-4-hydroxy-4-carboxy-5-ureidoimidazoline decarboxylase: MTEFRSCQPTTMNRDTFVAHFADVYEHSPWVAEAVYDQGLNAEDDHIENLHLKMASTLLNADQGKQLALINAHPDLAGRAAVNGELTESSTKEQAGAGIDQCSAEEFEKFTSYNNSYKSRFNFPFIMAVKGANRYQILESFEMRLGNDSETEFATAIQEINKIAMFRLWDM; this comes from the coding sequence GTGACTGAATTTCGATCTTGCCAACCAACAACCATGAACCGCGATACCTTTGTCGCGCACTTTGCTGATGTTTACGAACACAGCCCATGGGTTGCTGAAGCGGTGTATGACCAAGGTTTGAATGCCGAAGACGACCATATCGAGAATCTTCATCTAAAAATGGCATCAACCTTGTTAAATGCCGATCAAGGCAAACAGTTGGCTTTGATCAACGCTCACCCAGATTTAGCGGGCAGAGCAGCAGTAAATGGCGAACTCACCGAGTCGTCGACCAAAGAACAAGCGGGGGCGGGCATTGACCAATGCAGCGCCGAAGAATTTGAAAAATTCACTTCTTACAACAACAGCTACAAAAGTCGCTTCAATTTCCCTTTTATCATGGCGGTGAAGGGTGCCAATCGTTACCAAATTCTTGAGTCGTTCGAGATGCGATTAGGAAATGATAGTGAAACTGAGTTTGCTACGGCGATTCAAGAGATCAACAAGATCGCGATGTTTCGTCTCTGGGATATGTAA
- the uraH gene encoding hydroxyisourate hydrolase codes for MGRLTTHVLDTTHGLPGAEIKVELYKVNEDSTEKLATIITNSDGRTDAPILAGNDFRPGKYQLVFYVADYYKSKGVELDGVPFLDDVVIRFGLDDPEAHYHVPLLVSPYSFSTYRGS; via the coding sequence ATGGGAAGACTAACAACACACGTATTAGACACGACTCACGGCTTACCGGGTGCAGAGATCAAGGTAGAGCTTTATAAGGTCAATGAAGACTCAACAGAAAAGTTGGCGACGATAATCACGAACTCCGATGGCCGAACCGATGCGCCGATTCTGGCAGGGAATGATTTCCGACCAGGGAAATATCAATTGGTGTTCTACGTTGCGGATTACTACAAAAGCAAAGGTGTGGAATTGGATGGTGTGCCTTTCCTAGATGATGTGGTTATTCGTTTCGGCTTAGATGATCCAGAAGCGCATTATCATGTTCCTCTTCTCGTCTCGCCTTACAGTTTCTCAACCTATCGGGGCAGTTAG
- a CDS encoding urate hydroxylase PuuD: protein MDPHITEWLNLAIRWIHMIVGVAWIGASFYFVWLENNLNRVNPKTGLSGDLWAIHGGGIYHLEKYKLAPPEMPEHLHWFKWEAYFTWITGVCLLGVVYYLNAEIYLIAPGSGLDSTTAIAIGIGSFVAGWFIYDLLCDSPLGKTPVLLGVVLFVLLVAATYGLTQVFSGRGAYIHVGAIIGTIMVGNVFRVIMPAQRNLVKAIEEKREPDPALPAKGLLRSRHNNYMTLPVLFIMISNHFPSTYGSEYNWLILAGLAIFSILVRHYFNTRHGSQKFAWTVPVAALGMITLAFVTSPYAKKQMTPVVQAPVVQEAQVSVTESAPEELTANSTASATTDAQQAPAHATQSASAGVSFETINKVIQERCSVCHSSTPSHAAFAAAPGGVMFDTPEEIKANVPRIVAQTVTTKVMPLGNMTQMTDEERALIGTWVEQGATLQ, encoded by the coding sequence ATGGATCCGCATATTACAGAGTGGTTGAATTTAGCGATTCGCTGGATTCACATGATTGTTGGTGTTGCGTGGATAGGCGCATCATTTTACTTTGTTTGGTTAGAGAATAACCTTAACCGAGTTAACCCTAAAACGGGCCTTTCAGGCGACCTATGGGCGATTCACGGCGGTGGTATTTATCACCTAGAGAAGTACAAACTCGCGCCACCAGAAATGCCAGAGCACCTGCACTGGTTCAAATGGGAAGCCTACTTCACGTGGATCACCGGTGTGTGTCTACTGGGTGTGGTTTACTACCTAAACGCTGAAATCTACCTGATTGCACCGGGCTCTGGCCTTGATTCAACAACGGCAATCGCGATTGGTATTGGTTCATTCGTTGCTGGTTGGTTTATCTACGATTTACTGTGTGACTCGCCATTAGGCAAAACCCCGGTACTGCTTGGTGTTGTGCTGTTTGTGTTGCTCGTTGCTGCAACCTATGGCCTAACCCAAGTGTTCAGTGGTCGTGGTGCTTATATCCACGTGGGTGCCATCATTGGTACCATCATGGTAGGTAACGTATTCCGCGTTATCATGCCTGCACAGCGTAACTTGGTGAAAGCGATTGAAGAGAAACGCGAACCGGATCCGGCATTGCCAGCGAAAGGTCTACTGCGCTCTCGTCACAACAACTACATGACACTGCCAGTGTTGTTCATCATGATCAGTAACCACTTCCCAAGCACTTACGGCTCGGAATATAACTGGCTGATTCTTGCTGGCTTAGCGATCTTCAGTATCTTGGTTCGTCACTACTTCAACACCCGTCATGGTAGCCAGAAGTTTGCATGGACAGTGCCAGTAGCGGCATTGGGTATGATTACTCTCGCGTTTGTTACCTCACCTTACGCGAAAAAACAAATGACTCCGGTTGTGCAAGCACCAGTGGTTCAAGAAGCGCAAGTGAGCGTGACAGAATCGGCTCCAGAAGAACTTACTGCGAATAGCACAGCTTCGGCAACGACTGATGCTCAACAGGCTCCAGCACACGCAACGCAATCTGCGAGCGCAGGCGTCAGCTTTGAAACCATCAACAAAGTCATTCAAGAGCGCTGTTCTGTGTGTCACTCATCAACTCCTAGCCATGCTGCTTTTGCTGCTGCACCTGGTGGTGTGATGTTTGATACCCCAGAAGAGATTAAAGCCAACGTACCAAGGATTGTTGCTCAAACCGTAACAACCAAGGTGATGCCGCTCGGCAACATGACTCAAATGACTGATGAAGAACGTGCACTTATCGGCACTTGGGTGGAGCAAGGCGCGACGCTTCAATAA
- the puuE gene encoding allantoinase PuuE: MNKDYSRNLIGYGANPPNPQWPGNARVAVSFVLNYEEGGERCLLHGDDESEAFLSEIPSAQPIKGERHISMESIYEYGSRVGVWRVLRLFDEYEIPLTVFAVAMAIERHPDVAKAMVEAGHEICSHGYRWIDYQYIDESEERDHMTKAIEIIQQVTGQRPQGWYTGRTGPNTRRLVAEEGGFLYDSDAYDDDLPYWHTETGHPQLVIPYTLDVNDMRFSTAQGFNSGEQFFQYLKDTFDTLYMEGETAPKMMSVGLHCRLIGRPGRIAALRRFLDYVKQHDSVWLCRRIDIANHWHQHHPYNEQQN; this comes from the coding sequence ATGAATAAGGATTATTCAAGAAATTTGATCGGTTACGGAGCTAACCCTCCAAACCCTCAATGGCCAGGTAATGCGCGCGTCGCGGTTTCTTTTGTATTGAACTATGAAGAGGGCGGTGAGCGTTGTTTGTTACATGGAGACGACGAGTCTGAAGCCTTTCTTTCAGAGATCCCGTCAGCACAGCCGATCAAAGGCGAACGTCACATCAGCATGGAATCCATCTATGAATATGGTAGCCGTGTAGGTGTGTGGCGTGTTCTTCGCTTGTTCGATGAATATGAAATCCCACTGACCGTATTTGCTGTCGCAATGGCGATTGAGCGTCACCCAGACGTTGCTAAAGCCATGGTCGAAGCGGGGCACGAAATCTGTAGTCACGGTTACCGCTGGATCGACTATCAATACATTGATGAGTCTGAAGAGCGCGACCACATGACCAAAGCGATTGAGATCATCCAACAAGTGACGGGTCAACGACCACAAGGTTGGTATACCGGTCGTACAGGGCCGAACACTCGTCGTTTAGTCGCAGAAGAAGGTGGCTTCCTTTACGACTCAGATGCCTATGACGATGACCTGCCTTATTGGCACACCGAAACCGGTCATCCACAACTGGTGATCCCTTACACACTTGATGTAAACGATATGCGCTTCTCAACCGCGCAAGGTTTCAACTCGGGTGAGCAGTTCTTCCAATATCTAAAAGACACGTTTGACACCCTTTATATGGAAGGTGAAACCGCACCGAAAATGATGTCGGTTGGGCTGCATTGTCGTCTTATTGGTCGTCCCGGTCGAATTGCTGCATTAAGACGTTTCTTAGATTACGTAAAACAGCATGACAGCGTGTGGCTATGTCGTCGAATCGATATCGCGAACCACTGGCACCAACATCACCCATACAACGAACAACAAAATTAG